Proteins co-encoded in one Papaver somniferum cultivar HN1 chromosome 5, ASM357369v1, whole genome shotgun sequence genomic window:
- the LOC113278067 gene encoding uncharacterized protein LOC113278067 has translation MGTKGKKHSNENMLVKCIKSPYRFLCKARDVYVRSMNGCAGGSAGSFGAMGYPGPCAVPRSYSTSSSRMSESNDEDIRELVRAASQRGLKTKINISEFHQSDFPTRKNVHSSTNNNLPRSFTVGFGRIDEDKALDFDDDIKMKNDSFYPRSRSYAVSSKRRTNLYA, from the coding sequence ATGGGAACAAAAGGGAAGAAGCATAGCAATGAAAACATGCTAGTAAAGTGCATCAAATCGCCATACAGATTCTTATGCAAAGCAAGGGATGTTTATGTAAGGAGTATGAACGGTTGTGCTGGAGGATCTGCAGGTTCTTTTGGTGCAATGGGTTATCCAGGTCCATGTGCTGTACCAAGAAGTTATAGTACGAGCTCATCAAGAATGAGTGAATCAAATGATGAAGATATTAGAGAGTTAGTTAGAGCTGCTTCTCAAAGAGGTTTGAAAACTAAGATCAATATTTCTGAGTTTCATCAATCTGACTTTCCAACAAGAAAAAACGTGCACAGCAGTACTAACAATAATTTACCAAGAAGTTTTACAGTTGGATTTGGAAGAATTGATGAAGATAAAGcccttgattttgatgatgatattaagaTGAAGAATGATTCGTTTTACCCGAGAAGTAGAAGCTATGCAGTTTCATCCAAGAGAAGAACTAATCTGTATGCTTAA